Proteins encoded within one genomic window of Mesobacillus subterraneus:
- a CDS encoding asparaginase produces MKKNILLIHTGGTISMSEDTSGAVKPGRNNPLTQGTDLLSSLADLVVEEPFNLPSPHITPKEMMQLKYILEDYDKKGNIDGAVITHGTDTLEETAYFLDLTCQASFPVVVTGAMRSSNEIGSDGLYNLISSLRVASSPDANGKGVLVVLNDEIHTAVNVTKTHTSNISTFQSPQYGPIGIVTKRGVLFHHTPTKHENYSVADISKKVSLIKAHAGMDSSLLQAVLGLNVDGVVIEALGQGNLPPAALEGVQDFLKHNIPVVIVSRSFAGIVQDVYGYEGGGKHLKELGVIFSNGLNGQKARIKLQVALAKTDQMDEIAEMFMF; encoded by the coding sequence TTGAAGAAGAATATTTTATTGATTCATACTGGCGGTACCATATCCATGAGTGAAGATACAAGTGGAGCAGTTAAACCAGGGAGGAATAACCCATTGACACAGGGAACGGATCTTTTATCCAGTTTGGCTGACCTTGTAGTCGAAGAGCCCTTCAATTTACCCTCTCCACATATTACGCCAAAAGAGATGATGCAGTTAAAATACATCCTTGAGGATTATGATAAAAAGGGCAACATTGACGGAGCCGTTATCACCCATGGAACAGATACACTTGAAGAGACAGCCTATTTCCTGGACCTCACCTGCCAGGCCAGCTTCCCAGTCGTCGTTACTGGCGCCATGAGGTCGAGCAATGAAATCGGTTCTGATGGGCTATATAATTTAATTTCTTCCTTAAGGGTTGCTTCCAGCCCAGATGCAAACGGTAAGGGTGTGCTTGTTGTCCTAAATGACGAGATTCACACAGCAGTAAACGTCACCAAAACACATACTAGCAATATCTCAACCTTTCAAAGCCCCCAATATGGCCCTATCGGCATCGTGACGAAACGAGGAGTACTTTTCCATCACACTCCAACGAAACACGAAAACTATTCGGTGGCGGACATTAGCAAAAAAGTCTCCTTGATCAAGGCACATGCAGGAATGGATTCTTCTTTGCTGCAAGCCGTACTCGGGTTAAACGTCGATGGAGTCGTGATTGAAGCACTTGGACAAGGCAACCTTCCACCTGCAGCACTTGAGGGCGTTCAAGATTTTCTTAAACACAATATCCCGGTAGTGATCGTATCCAGAAGCTTCGCTGGAATCGTACAGGATGTTTATGGCTATGAAGGCGGAGGCAAACATCTTAAGGAATTGGGTGTCATCTTCTCAAACGGTCTCAACGGGCAAAAAGCAAGAATCAAACTGCAAGTCGCTCTTGCTAAAACAGATCAGATGGATGAAATAGCCGAGATGTTCATGTTTTAA
- a CDS encoding YpdA family putative bacillithiol disulfide reductase, producing the protein MNKEDVIIVGGVPCGLSAAIALQKKGMNPLIIEKGNIVNAIYNYPTHQTFFSSSEKLAIGDVPFITENLKPKRNQALVYYREVVKLEKLRVNKYERVTEIVKSQESLFEVTTDKQKYIAQNIVIATGYYDNPNFMGIPGEELEKVSHYFKEAHPFFDMDVAVIGGKNSSVDAGIELEKAGARVTVLYRGAEYSPSIKPWVLPEFEALVKTGVVDMVFNAQVKEITKDSIVYEQDGELVELKNDHVFAMTGYLRPDHTFLQKMGVKIEAETGRPHFDPETMETNVPGIYIAGVIAAGNNANEIFIENGRFHGGQIAEAISSQS; encoded by the coding sequence ATGAATAAGGAAGATGTCATTATTGTTGGAGGAGTCCCATGTGGTCTTTCTGCCGCCATTGCTTTGCAGAAAAAGGGTATGAATCCGCTTATCATCGAAAAAGGTAATATTGTCAATGCGATTTATAATTATCCAACCCACCAGACTTTTTTTAGCAGCAGTGAAAAACTTGCTATAGGCGATGTACCCTTCATTACTGAGAACCTTAAACCAAAGCGTAATCAGGCGCTGGTTTATTACCGGGAAGTCGTGAAGCTGGAAAAGCTTAGAGTGAATAAATATGAGAGGGTCACAGAAATAGTTAAAAGCCAGGAATCCCTTTTTGAAGTGACAACAGATAAACAGAAATACATCGCGCAAAATATTGTCATCGCCACTGGTTATTATGATAATCCTAACTTCATGGGTATCCCGGGCGAAGAGCTTGAAAAGGTCTCGCACTACTTCAAGGAGGCACATCCTTTCTTTGACATGGATGTTGCAGTCATTGGTGGGAAGAACTCAAGTGTGGATGCAGGGATCGAGCTAGAGAAGGCCGGGGCGAGAGTAACTGTCCTTTATCGAGGAGCAGAGTATTCGCCAAGCATTAAACCGTGGGTGCTGCCAGAATTCGAGGCACTAGTTAAAACAGGTGTTGTTGATATGGTATTTAACGCACAAGTCAAAGAAATCACTAAGGACTCCATTGTTTATGAACAGGATGGGGAATTGGTGGAATTGAAAAATGACCATGTATTCGCAATGACTGGTTATCTACGGCCGGATCACACTTTCCTTCAAAAGATGGGCGTGAAAATCGAGGCGGAAACAGGACGTCCCCATTTTGATCCAGAAACTATGGAGACAAATGTACCAGGTATCTATATTGCAGGAGTAATTGCGGCTGGTAATAATGCTAATGAAATTTTTATAGAGAATGGACGATTCCATGGAGGCCAGATTGCAGAAGCTATCTCAAGCCAATCTTAA
- the prsW gene encoding glutamic-type intramembrane protease PrsW, translating into MLGIVTAGLAPGLALLSYFYLRDQYGSEPLSLVFKMFIFGALLVFPLMFIQYVLSAEGLFQDDFIKAFGTVGLLEEFFKWFILYYTIFQHISFDEPYDGVIYSVAVSLGFASAENIFYLLANGLQDALGRALLPVSSHALFGVIMGYYIGKAKFSPVVQKKLIILSLSVPVLLHGMYDFILMTREDWLVLMVPFMIFLWWLGLRKVKKARTLTLQHIEKQYPI; encoded by the coding sequence ATGCTGGGAATAGTTACAGCCGGGTTAGCTCCGGGTCTGGCGCTGTTAAGTTATTTTTATTTAAGGGACCAATATGGGTCAGAGCCGTTATCCTTGGTTTTCAAAATGTTTATATTCGGTGCATTGCTTGTATTTCCGCTTATGTTCATTCAATATGTTCTTTCTGCCGAGGGATTGTTTCAGGATGATTTTATAAAAGCATTCGGGACGGTTGGCCTGTTAGAAGAATTCTTTAAATGGTTTATTCTATATTACACAATCTTTCAGCATATTTCCTTCGATGAACCTTATGATGGAGTCATATACAGTGTGGCTGTGTCGCTGGGCTTCGCATCAGCCGAGAATATTTTTTATCTTCTTGCCAACGGTCTTCAGGACGCACTTGGAAGGGCGCTGTTGCCTGTTTCTAGTCATGCGCTCTTTGGGGTCATCATGGGTTACTATATAGGTAAGGCAAAGTTTTCACCTGTGGTGCAAAAGAAGTTGATCATCCTTTCGTTATCAGTTCCTGTCCTTCTGCACGGTATGTATGATTTCATTCTGATGACCAGGGAAGACTGGCTCGTGTTGATGGTTCCATTTATGATTTTCCTCTGGTGGTTAGGACTGCGAAAAGTGAAAAAAGCGAGAACATTGACTCTTCAGCATATTGAGAAGCAATATCCAATCTAA